In Dermochelys coriacea isolate rDerCor1 chromosome 16, rDerCor1.pri.v4, whole genome shotgun sequence, one genomic interval encodes:
- the CEL gene encoding bile salt-activated lipase, translating to MKWKIWLQPGELQLGVVHTEGGFVEGISEKLGLFGDYVDVFKGIPFAAPPKSFEDPQQHPGWDGTLKAKQYKKRCLQVTLTQTTTRGSEDCLYLNIWIPQDRKGVSTNLPVMIWIYGGGFLVGGGQGANFLSNYLYDGQEIAVRGKVIVVTFNYRVGPLGFLSTGDASVPGNYGLKDQHMAIAWVKRNIKAFGGDPENITIFGESAGAVSVSLQTLSPYNKGLIKRGISQSGVGLCTWAIQENPLFWATKIAEKVGCPTDNTTAMGNCLRVTDPQAVTLAYHLEMVNLPYPLIHYLTFIPVVDGDFLPDRPENLFANAADIDYIAGINNMDGYFSAIIDVPAIKRSLMNITADEVYNVVRGLTLQKGVQAANITFSLYTQLWKDKPDQEVMKRTVVDLETDYIFLSPTQQALALHNVNARNAKTYSYVFSQPSRMPGYPSWVGANHADDIQYVFGKPFSTPLGYSRKHRAVSKALIAYWTNFARTGDPNKGASTVPIGWIPYTQEESYYLEINSNINYDSVKQDLRPSFVRFWNTTYWSLPDVSSPFLD from the exons ATGAAATGGAAGATTTGGCTGCAGCCAGGTGAATTGCAG CTGGGTGTGGTGCACACTGAAGGAGGTTTTGTTGAGGGCATCAGTGAAAAACTGGGTCTTTTTGGTGACTATGTCGATGTCTTCAAAGGAATCCCTTTTGCTGCTCCTCCAAAGAGTTTTGAAGACCCCCAACAACATCCTGGCTGGGATG GTACTTTGAAGGCCaagcagtacaaaaaacgttgccTGCAGGTCACGCTCACCCAAACCACTACTCGTGGGAGTGAGGACTGTCTTTATCTGAACATCTGGATCCCTCAAGACAGGAAAGGAG tgtccacaaATCTGCCGGTGATGATATGGATCTATGGAGGCGGATTCCTtgtgggaggagggcagggcGCTAACTTCCTTAGTAACTACCTCTACGACGGCCAAGAGATCGCAGTGCGAGGAAAGGTCATCGTGGTGACCTTCAACTACCGAGTGGGACCGCTGGGGTTCCTCAGCACGGGGGATGCCAGTGTTCCGG GTAACTATGGGCTAAAGGACCAGCACATGGCCATCGCATGGGTGAAGAGAAACATCAAGGCCTTTGGGGGCGACCCAGAAAACATCACCATCTTCGGGGAGTCAGCTGGCGCGGTCAGCGTCTCGTTACAG ACACTATCGCCGTACAACAAGGGGCTGATCAAACGAGGCATCAGCCAAAGCGGAGTTGGCCTGTGCACCTGGGCTATCCAGGAGAACCCTCTCTTCTGGGCTACCAAG ATTGCAGAGAAGGTGGGCTGCCCTACAGACAACACCACGGCCATGGGCAACTGCCTGCGGGTCACCGACCCCCAGGCTGTGACGCTGGCCTATCACCTGGAGATGGTCAACCTGCCAT ATCCTCTAATCCATTACCTCACTTTCATTCCTGTGGTTGATGGAGATTTCCTCCCAGACCGGCCAGAGAATCTCTTTGCTAATGCTGCAGACATTGACTACATTGCAGGCATAAATAACATGGACGGGTACTTTTCCGCTATCATTGACGTGCCTGCTATCAAGCGCTCGCTTATGAACATCACAGC AGATGAAGTCTACAATGTGGTACGGGGGCTGACCCTACAGAAGGGAGTGCAGGCAGCAAACATCACATTCTCCCTATACACCCAGTTATGGAAAGACAAACCTGACCAGGAGGTCATGAAAAGGACCGTGGTAGACCTGGAGACAGACTACATCTTCCTGAGTCCCACGCAGCAGGCACTTGCTCTGCATAATGTGAATGCTAG GAATGCCAAGACTTACTCCTATGTGTTCTCCCAGCCTTCTCGAATGCCTGGGTACCCCAGCTGGGTAGGGGCAAACCACGCAGATGACATTCAATACGTCTTTGGGAAACCCTTCAGCACCCCACTGGGCTACTCGCGTAAGCATAGGGCCGTCTCAAAGGCCTTGATtgcttattggaccaactttgccAGAACTGG TGACCCCAACAAAGGGGCATCTACTGTGCCCATTGGGTGGATACCCTACACTCAGGAGGAGAGCTACTACCTCGAAATCAACAGCAACATCAACTATGATTCAGTGAAGCAAGATCTGAGACCCTCCTTCGTGCGGTTCTGGAATACGACCTACTGGAGCCTGCCTGATGTTTCTTCCCCTTTTCTGGATTAG